The Archocentrus centrarchus isolate MPI-CPG fArcCen1 chromosome 13, fArcCen1, whole genome shotgun sequence genomic interval ATACCCCATTAACACTGAAAAACCAACAGTGGACCCAACTGCACACTCATAAACTATCTTATCATAGTGATATTGGGTGTTTTTATGTGGAACTGGAGAGGATGAGACAAGCCAAGCAGTGCAGATGACTACCTGAATAGATGTAAGAACCAGAACTGTTCCTCTCTGCTGCATAGCACCAAACCACTTCAGACTGGCTCCCCCTCCTGGCTTGGAGGCTTTGAACACAGCCAGAACAACCATGGTTTTTACCAGGATGCATGAGACACAGAGTACAAAACTGATCCCAAATGCTGCATGCCTGAGTTGGCATGTCCACAGTCTGGGTCTTCCAATGAACAGCAgtgaacacaggaaacacaactTAAGTGAGAGCAATAGCCGGAAACTAAGTTCGGAATTATTGGCCCGTATTATAGGTGTTCTGCGATGGTAGATAAAGATCCCAAGAACAACAGCACATATAAATGTGCCCAGCAATGAGGTTGCTGTCAAACAGATACCCAGAGAATCATGATAGGAGAGGAACTCTGTCTGCTTTGGAACACAGTGGTCACGCTGGGGGTTTGACCAAAAATCCTCTGGACAACTGGTGCACTCCAAGGAGTCTGACAAAAAGGTGAAGATGCTGAAACACATACTATATGtaactgtaattgtaatttccgcattgtgggactaataaaggtattcatatttgtatatttaataaatatgaaattaaatatGCCAAGCTAAAAGATAAACACCTACTGCTCTTATTAGTGATTTTTCCCTCAGAACAAGGGATGCAATCAAAACAGCAAAAGGGTAATCCCTCCTTTCTCACCATGTGGGTACCAGAAGTACAGCTCTCACTGCATACTGATTGAGGTGGCTATAGGACAAAATTAATTGTACTTACTACAATGACATATATTGTACATGTTACAAAAGGTATAGTTTGAAAAACCATATATAACCTTTTTGGATTCAAAGTTCCAGAAGATTTTGCCTTCATCAAGTATGAGTTCTTCACCTTTGAAAGCTGACCTCTTAACCTCACCCACATGCTGAACTTTAGTGCTTCCATCAGGGAGCCACAACCAGTTCATCACATCATAAATTGGCACTACATCACCATTCTCATCAAATGACACTTGATCACCAAATGGAGTGGTGAAGTTCACCCTTTCCAAGTaataaacaagctgttaaaaatggaaaaaataaattacttttcacagtgcaaatggtgGCACTGTATTCTATGAATATTCAATTATAATATTACAGCTATATATTTgcatataaataaattcaatatGAATAGGGTATATCACTATTAATGCTATATATGCATTCAGTAATTATGTAAGAGAGGTAATAATCTCTCTTACATAATTACATTAACTACTATTTTCGGAGTATGGCAAATCCATCCAGCTTGGTCACAATTAATGTCATGGCATTCTATTTAATCCTACAGGCTAAATTATGTTCTGAAAgtaattaaaaagcaaacaattaAGTCTTAAATGGAATGTATATTGATATCATACCTGCCAGGGTTCAAGTGTTTGCAAAGTGGCACAGCTGTTCCCACTGAAAGGCCCTCTTCCTGGCTTGCACCGCAGCATGTCATCAAGGGAATATGCCAGAGCATACACAGCTTTGTACACATTGTACTCAGGCATGAGGTTGGAAATGTCCAAGAAGTCACTGTTCACATTTTCTAGATCTTCCTGTCCAGTGCATAGTGCACCTCCACCTTCCAACCAGCCTGCTGGAGCAGGTGCAAATCTGCACTGAAATGTGAATTCCCAAAACTgatttacctgaaaaatgttGAAAACTGTTCATTACACATAGTGAAAACACATACTTCTTGCAGCTAATGTAGTAAAAGGTTAAACTCTCACAATGCTATTTCCGTAGCTATTGTTGTGATGCAGCGCAGGACGTATTTGTAACAGGAATTCCCTGAGCCCTGGTATTTCTCCTCGATGAATGGCGATGCCCAGTGTACCACTCAGGTATGGCATGAAGGGAGGTGTTTGGAGCACAGTAGCTTCTGTCCAAGCTTCGCTCGCCATCCATTGCAGGCCTGTTACATTTTGCCTCACTACCTGTACATTGTATGATACCAAATGTAAAAAGTGATATTGTAACTAGCAAATACTTTAGTGCCATTATGATGCCAATGAAGTAGTTTCTCTTCTTGCAAATTAATTACATATGACTCCTTTTCAGCATTCAAACAAAGATGTAATCTATGTTTTACAAAGTGTACTTATGGAGATATCTGCAATAAGTAATAATGAAATAGTTTTAAAGCCAAACCTCTTCCATAAGGTTTATCATGCGACTAGGATATTCAAAGACAATGACGACTCGAGCTGTGGATTTTTTCATCACATCCACAATCCTCCTGAGTTTATTGCGGTCTTTGTTCCAGGGCAAAACCTCAACATAAGCCAGGCAACCTTCACCTGACAGACTCAGCTCAGATTGGAAGGATCTGGCTGCATGAAGTCCATAATCATCATCACTGACAAGCAGACCTGCCCAAGTCCAGCCGAAATGTTTTAGAATCTGAATCATAGCACGTAC includes:
- the LOC115790422 gene encoding extracellular calcium-sensing receptor-like — translated: MHKAGDVVLGGLFQIHFFSSVPDVSFTSKPQLPTCHGVYPLGFKLAQTMAFAVDEINRNSNLLPNVTLGYSLYDNCLQLGISFRAALSLASGQEKQIIFNDTCAGNTPVLGIVGDSSSTNSIAISSILGLYRLPMVSFFATCSCLSDHQKNPSFFRTIPSDAFQVRAMIQILKHFGWTWAGLLVSDDDYGLHAARSFQSELSLSGEGCLAYVEVLPWNKDRNKLRRIVDVMKKSTARVVIVFEYPSRMINLMEEVVRQNVTGLQWMASEAWTEATVLQTPPFMPYLSGTLGIAIHRGEIPGLREFLLQIRPALHHNNSYGNSIVNQFWEFTFQCRFAPAPAGWLEGGGALCTGQEDLENVNSDFLDISNLMPEYNVYKAVYALAYSLDDMLRCKPGRGPFSGNSCATLQTLEPWQLVYYLERVNFTTPFGDQVSFDENGDVVPIYDVMNWLWLPDGSTKVQHVGEVKRSAFKGEELILDEGKIFWNFESKKPPQSVCSESCTSGTHMVRKEGLPFCCFDCIPCSEGKITNKSNSLECTSCPEDFWSNPQRDHCVPKQTEFLSYHDSLGICLTATSLLGTFICAVVLGIFIYHRRTPIIRANNSELSFRLLLSLKLCFLCSLLFIGRPRLWTCQLRHAAFGISFVLCVSCILVKTMVVLAVFKASKPGGGASLKWFGAMQQRGTVLVLTSIQVVICTAWLVSSSPVPHKNTQYHYDKIVYECAVGSTVGFSVLMGYIGLLAFLSFLIAFLARNLPDSFNEAKLITFSMLIFCAVWVAFVPAYISSPGNLADAVEVFAILASSFGLLITLFGPKCYIILLRPEMNTKKAIMGRGIDS